In one window of Pseudomonas benzenivorans DNA:
- a CDS encoding GNAT family N-acetyltransferase, whose product MHEPDYRIRTMSRAELDIAIDWAAAEGWNPGLHDADSYYAADPDGFLIGLLGDEPIAVISVVKYGAGFGFLGFYIVKPEYRGQGYGLQIWNAGLAYLAGRTIGLDGVVTQQDNYRKSGFALAHANVRYQGVAGDEQCNDADIVPLTGLPFADLCAYDRAFFPESRAAFLQRWIAQPESTALGILHDRQLAGYAVLRRCRAGYKVGPLFADSAPLAERLFRALKACAPAGADIFLDVPANHAAAVDMAQRHGMTVSFETARMYRGAAPAMPIERIFGITSFELG is encoded by the coding sequence GTGCACGAACCCGACTACCGCATCCGAACCATGAGCCGCGCGGAACTCGATATCGCCATCGACTGGGCGGCGGCGGAAGGCTGGAATCCGGGCCTGCACGACGCCGACAGCTACTACGCGGCCGACCCCGATGGCTTTCTGATCGGCCTGCTCGGCGATGAGCCCATCGCCGTCATCTCGGTGGTGAAGTACGGCGCCGGCTTCGGTTTTCTCGGTTTCTACATCGTCAAACCAGAGTATCGGGGCCAGGGCTATGGCCTGCAGATCTGGAATGCCGGCCTGGCCTACCTCGCCGGCCGCACCATCGGCCTGGACGGCGTGGTCACGCAGCAGGACAACTACCGCAAGTCGGGCTTCGCCCTGGCCCATGCCAACGTGCGTTACCAGGGCGTCGCGGGCGATGAGCAGTGTAACGACGCCGATATCGTGCCCCTGACCGGCCTGCCCTTCGCCGACCTGTGCGCCTACGACCGGGCGTTCTTCCCCGAGAGCCGTGCCGCCTTCCTTCAGCGCTGGATCGCCCAGCCCGAGAGCACGGCGCTCGGCATCCTGCACGACCGACAACTGGCCGGCTATGCCGTGCTCCGCCGGTGCCGGGCCGGCTACAAGGTCGGCCCGTTGTTCGCCGACAGCGCGCCGCTGGCCGAGCGGCTGTTTCGCGCGCTCAAGGCCTGTGCGCCGGCGGGGGCGGATATCTTCCTGGACGTCCCGGCGAACCATGCCGCGGCGGTTGACATGGCGCAGCGCCACGGCATGACGGTATCCTTCGAGACGGCCCGCATGTACCGGGGAGCCGCCCCGGCCATGCCCATCGAACGCATTTTCGGCATCACCAGCTTCGAACTCGGATAG
- a CDS encoding acetoacetate--CoA ligase encodes MQQPLWAPSAERIAATRMDAFRRFVNQRHGLELADYPALYDWSVAQREAFWQAVVDFFEIRFSQAPQAVLQEGPAMPSAHWFPGARLNFAEHLLRRRDAQPALVAIGEDGSREQLSYAELAAHVAGLQRSLEAAGVGVGDRVAAFMPNTWQTVVGMLAATSLGATWSSCSPDFGTQGVIDRFGQIEPKVLIAAAGYRYAGKNLDLTGKLNEILERLPSLQQLVVVPYSRAQAKAEDFTTDAPVALWDAFYQAGGEPQFTPLPFDHPLYILYSSGTTGVPKCIVHGTGGVLLQHVKELGLHTDLHDDDCLFYYTTCGWMMWNWLVSGLALGATLVLFDGSPFHPAASRLIDLIDAEDISIFGTSAKYLAALEKAGARPGSSHRLQRLKAILSTGSPLSHESFEYVYREIKADLCLSSISGGTDIVSCFALGNPVLPVWRGELQCKGLGMDVQVWNDAGQRVLGEKGELVCARHFTSMPVGFWNDEDGAKFQAAYFDTFPGIWAHGDYAEETEHGGLVIHGRSDAVLNPGGVRIGTAEIYRQVEKVEEVLESIAIGQEWDDDVRVVLFVRLREGVALTDDLQARIRQVIRANTTPRHVPAKIIAVADIPRTISGKIVELAVRNVVHGKPVKNTDALANPQALELYRDLPELQD; translated from the coding sequence ATGCAACAACCCCTGTGGGCCCCTTCGGCCGAGCGTATCGCCGCCACCCGGATGGATGCCTTCCGCCGCTTCGTCAACCAGCGCCACGGCCTCGAACTGGCCGACTACCCGGCGCTGTACGACTGGAGCGTGGCGCAGCGCGAAGCCTTCTGGCAGGCCGTGGTCGACTTCTTCGAGATCCGCTTCAGCCAGGCGCCCCAAGCCGTGCTGCAGGAAGGCCCGGCCATGCCCAGCGCCCACTGGTTCCCGGGCGCCAGGCTCAACTTCGCCGAGCACCTGCTGCGTCGCCGCGACGCCCAGCCGGCGCTGGTCGCCATCGGCGAGGACGGCAGCCGCGAACAGCTGAGCTATGCCGAGCTGGCCGCCCATGTCGCCGGCCTGCAGCGAAGCCTCGAGGCCGCCGGGGTCGGCGTCGGCGACCGGGTCGCGGCCTTCATGCCCAACACCTGGCAGACGGTGGTCGGCATGCTCGCCGCCACCAGCCTGGGCGCCACCTGGTCGAGTTGCTCGCCCGACTTCGGCACCCAGGGGGTGATCGACCGCTTCGGCCAGATCGAGCCCAAGGTGCTGATCGCCGCCGCCGGCTACCGTTATGCCGGCAAGAACCTCGACCTCACCGGCAAGCTCAACGAAATCCTCGAACGCCTGCCGTCGCTGCAACAGCTGGTCGTCGTGCCCTACTCGCGGGCGCAGGCCAAGGCCGAGGACTTCACCACCGACGCCCCCGTCGCGCTGTGGGACGCCTTCTATCAGGCCGGCGGCGAGCCGCAGTTCACCCCGCTGCCCTTCGACCACCCGCTGTACATCCTCTACTCCAGCGGCACCACCGGCGTGCCCAAGTGCATCGTCCACGGTACCGGCGGCGTGCTGCTGCAGCACGTCAAGGAGCTGGGCCTGCACACCGACCTGCACGACGATGACTGCCTGTTCTACTACACCACCTGCGGCTGGATGATGTGGAACTGGCTGGTTTCCGGCCTGGCCCTGGGCGCCACCCTGGTGCTGTTCGACGGCTCGCCCTTCCACCCTGCAGCCTCCCGCCTGATCGACCTGATCGACGCCGAGGACATCAGCATCTTCGGCACCAGCGCCAAGTACCTCGCGGCCCTGGAGAAGGCCGGCGCCCGGCCGGGCAGCAGCCACCGGCTGCAACGGCTCAAGGCCATCCTCTCGACCGGCTCGCCGTTGTCCCACGAGAGCTTCGAGTACGTCTACCGCGAGATCAAGGCGGACCTGTGCCTGTCGTCTATCTCCGGCGGCACCGACATCGTCTCCTGCTTCGCCCTCGGCAACCCGGTGCTGCCGGTGTGGCGCGGCGAGCTGCAATGCAAGGGCCTGGGCATGGACGTGCAGGTATGGAACGACGCTGGCCAGCGGGTGCTGGGCGAGAAAGGCGAGCTGGTCTGCGCCCGCCACTTCACCTCCATGCCGGTGGGCTTCTGGAACGACGAAGACGGCGCCAAGTTCCAGGCCGCCTACTTCGATACCTTCCCCGGCATCTGGGCCCACGGCGACTACGCCGAGGAGACCGAGCACGGCGGCCTGGTGATCCACGGCCGCTCCGACGCGGTGCTCAACCCGGGCGGGGTGCGCATCGGCACCGCCGAGATCTACCGCCAGGTGGAGAAGGTCGAGGAGGTGCTCGAATCCATCGCCATCGGCCAGGAGTGGGACGACGACGTGCGCGTGGTGCTGTTCGTGCGCCTGCGCGAAGGCGTCGCGCTGACCGACGACCTGCAGGCGCGCATCCGCCAGGTGATCCGCGCCAACACCACCCCGCGCCACGTGCCGGCCAAGATCATCGCCGTGGCCGACATCCCGCGCACCATCAGCGGCAAGATAGTCGAGCTTGCCGTGCGCAACGTGGTGCACGGCAAGCCGGTGAAGAACACCGACGCCCTGGCCAACCCCCAGGCGCTGGAACTGTACCGGGACCTGCCCGAGCTGCAGGACTGA
- a CDS encoding hydroxymethylglutaryl-CoA lyase, whose amino-acid sequence MSLPTSVRLVEVGPRDGLQNEKQPISVADKVRLVDDLTAAGLSYIEVGSFVSPKWVPQMAGSAEVFAGIQQRPNVTYAALTPNMKGFEAAVEAGVKEVAVFAAASEAFSQKNINCSIGESLQRFLPLLDAARQQGVRVRGYVSCVLGCPYDGFIAPEQVARVARDLFAMGCYEVSLGDTIGTGTAGDTRRLIEVVARDIPRDKLAGHFHDTYGQALANIYASLLEGVSVFDSSVAGLGGCPYAKGATGNVATEDVLYLLDGLGIATDVDLQRLIAAGQRICSVLGKENGSRVARARLAGA is encoded by the coding sequence ATGAGCTTGCCTACCTCCGTCCGCCTGGTCGAAGTCGGCCCCCGCGACGGCCTGCAGAACGAGAAACAACCGATCAGCGTGGCCGACAAGGTGCGCCTGGTCGACGACCTGACCGCAGCCGGCCTGAGCTATATCGAGGTCGGCAGCTTCGTCTCGCCCAAGTGGGTGCCGCAGATGGCCGGCAGCGCCGAGGTGTTCGCCGGCATCCAGCAGCGCCCGAACGTCACCTATGCGGCGCTGACGCCCAACATGAAGGGCTTCGAGGCCGCCGTCGAGGCGGGCGTGAAGGAAGTGGCGGTATTCGCCGCAGCCTCCGAGGCCTTCTCGCAGAAGAATATCAACTGTTCCATCGGCGAGAGCCTGCAGCGCTTTCTGCCGTTGCTCGATGCCGCCCGGCAGCAGGGCGTCCGCGTGCGCGGCTATGTCTCCTGCGTGCTCGGTTGCCCCTACGACGGATTCATTGCCCCCGAACAGGTCGCCCGCGTGGCCCGCGACCTGTTCGCCATGGGCTGCTACGAGGTGTCCCTGGGCGACACCATAGGCACCGGGACCGCCGGCGATACCCGCCGGCTGATCGAGGTGGTCGCCCGCGACATTCCCCGCGACAAGCTGGCCGGGCACTTCCACGATACCTACGGCCAGGCCCTGGCGAACATCTACGCCAGCCTGCTGGAAGGCGTCAGTGTGTTCGACAGTTCGGTCGCCGGCCTGGGCGGTTGCCCCTACGCCAAGGGCGCCACCGGCAATGTCGCCACCGAGGACGTGCTGTACCTACTCGACGGCCTGGGCATCGCCACCGACGTCGACCTGCAGCGGCTGATCGCCGCCGGCCAGCGCATCTGCAGCGTGCTGGGCAAGGAAAACGGTTCGCGGGTGGCCCGCGCCCGGCTGGCCGGCGCCTGA